Part of the Geobacter pickeringii genome, ATCGTTGGTATGGAGCGTCGAGAGAACCATGTGACCAGTCAAGGCCGCCTTGATGCCGATCTCTGCGGTCTCGAAGTCCCGGATCTCGCCGATCATGATAATATCCGGATCCTGACGAAGGAAGGAACGCAACGCCGCCGCAAAGTTGAGCCCGATATCCTCGTGCATCTGCACCTGGTTGATGCCGGCGAAGTTGAACTCGACCGGATCCTCGGCGGTGGAGATATTCTCGGTGACCTTGTTGAGCTCGGAGAGGGCCGAGTAGAGGGAAACCGTCTTGCCGCTCCCCGTAGGGCCGGTAACGAGCACCATGCCGAACGGTTTATGGATGGCCTCCTGAAAATGCTGCAGCGCATCGGGCTCATAGCCGAGCTTTGTCATGTCGAGTTGGAGGTTGGACTTATCCAGAAGCCGGAGTACCACCTTCTCTCCAAACAGTGTCGGAAGCACCGAAACGCGGTAGTCCATATCCTGTCCGCCACCGAGCTTGATCTTGATCCGTCCGTCCTGGGGAAGCCGCCGCTCCGCAATGTCGAGCTCAGCCATGATCTTGATCCGGGAGGTGATGGCGTTCTTGAGCTTCAGCGGGGGTTTCATCACCTCGTACAGCACGCCGTCGATCCGGTATCGGACCCGGAAGCTCCGTTCATAGGGCTCAATATGGATATCGCTCGCCTTTTTCTTGATGGCGTCGGTCAGAATCAGGTTCACGAGCTTGACGACCGGAGCATCTTCGGTGGCCCGCTCCAGCGAAGAGACGTCGACATCCTCATCATCGCCGACGACCTCAAGATCATCCATTTCCAGATCGTTCATGACATCGGCCAGAGACGCCGACTGGTCATAATACTTGTCGATGGCGGTCTTGATGGCCGTTTCGGAGGCAACCACCACCTCGACGTTATAGCCGGTCATGAACTTGATGTCGTCAATGGCGAAGATGTTGGAGGGATCGCTCATGGCGATGATCAGGGTGGCACCCGCCCTGTTCACCGGAACGATCTGGTATTTCTGAGCTACATCGGCAGGGATGATCTTGACAACGGACGGGTCGGCCTCGAACTCGCTCAGATTGATGGAGGGAACCCCGTACTGCTTGGACAGAAACATCGTCAGATCAGGCTCCGCAATGAGACCATTTTTAATAAGAATGGAACCAAGCCTGACCTGTCCCCCGGAACTCTTCTGTTCTTCGAGGGCTTTGGTGAGCTGCTCTTTGGTTATAATGTTATTTCGAACCAGGAGTTCTCCCAGTCTGCTGGCCTGCATAGACACTCCAGTGTAAAATCGGATTCAATCGTAGGGCGACAAAAAACCAATGTCAAGAACTGGTTAGCGCCCCAAGGCAGCCCAAATACGACTCTTCATGACGCCGGATGGCGGCACCTTCCCCGTCCAGATCTCAAGGGAACACTCCCCCTGAGCCACCAGCATCCCGATACCATTTGCACACCGCACCCCTTGGCGGCGTGCCTCCTTGAGCAGAGGGGTCTCCCAGGGGGCGTAGACCATGTCGTATACCGACGCATCGGGCTTCAGGAGGGAGAGATCGAGGCCTTCGAAGACCGTATCCCCCATCCCGACGGACGTAGTATTGACGAGAAGGTCAACTTTTTGGATCTCATCGGTAACAGACGGAGAACCAAGGCCGAACGCAGCAATTTGCGTGCCGCTGAAAAAACTGCGAAACTCCTCCGCGAGCCCCTCCCCCCGTTCAGCGTTCCGGTTGGCAATGAGAACCTGCGCAGCCCCTGCCCGGCAGAGCGACGCAAGCGCCGCGCGCCCCGCCCCCCCCGCTCCCAGAAGAAGGATTCGCGCGCCGGCAGGATCGAATCCCAGGTCATCCCGGAGCGAGTTCAAAAAACCGACTCCGTCGGTATTGTAACCGACGAGGTCATCCCCTTCCCGTTTCACCGTATTGACGGCCCCGATCAAGGCCGCTTCGGGCGCAAGACGGTCGAGGCAGGGGATCACCGCCGTCTTGTGGGGGATGGTGACGTTAAATCCCGCAACCCCCAGCGCCCTCATTCCCCCAATGGCGGCGCCGAGTCCCTCCTCCCGAACGGGGAACGGCACATAGACATAATCGAGCCCCATCTCTTCCAGCGCCGCATTCTGCATGAGCGGGGAAAGGGAGTGCTCCACGGGCCAGCCGATGATGCCGAGGATCCTGGTTTTTCCGGAAATGGTCATGGTCAACGAATCCCGTATGTGGCAAGCAGCTGACTCACCTGCGGGGCCAGCTCGGGGGAAATCGTCGCCGCCTCCCGCAATTCGGCAACCCCCTCTTCGCCTCGGCCGAGACGCAACAGCGTCTCCCCCCCCTCTATCCTGCTGCTCGCATAGATCAGTATCGCCTTGCCGGTGTCCAGATCACGGAATCCCATCTGACTCGTGTATCCCCGAACGCTGTACATCCCCCACACACCATTGTCCGGCGGGATCAAGGACGATGCCCCTCCCTTGACCAACTGGTAGCAGATTCCCCGCTGCTTCAGGCCGTACTCCGTAAACGGCATGGAATAGCGGGTTGAAAAATCGACAAAAACCGGACGCCGGTCGATCTGTTCGGCAATGGCAAGCTTCAGCGCCGCATCGGCAGCAAGGGAATCCGCCGGAACGGAACGCAGAAGGCTTCGGCCGAAGAGGTGGGGAAATGCGTCGAGATACCACCCAAACACCAGATGGGGCGTGTGGAGCAGATCAAGATCCTCGCGCATCCGCTCGGCCCCCTGGAGGTACCAGAGCGGGAACGCGCCACTGTCACCCCACGTGAACAGAACGCTCCCCTGCTGGAGGGAACGGAAGGTGTTGCTGGCGTAATCAAACGCCACGTAGTTTTCGCTCTGGTCATTCTCGTAGTAGTTGAGAGCGCAGATGGCGGAGGGAAGAACGAGAAGGAACACCGCGACCAGAATCTTCACCGGCAAAGAGGCCAGCTTCTCCCGCACGATGCCCGCCATCCCCTTCGAGAGCAGCCAGTGGAGCCCCAGCCCGACGAATACGGCGGTCAACAGGTACAGGGGGGTAAAGAATTCCTCGGTCAGGAATATCATGTCGGTTGGAGCATTGAAGTAACCGACAATGACGAGGAGGGAACAGACCACACCGAAAAGATACGCCAGCACCTCGTCGCGGCGGCTCTTCAGCGAGACGAAGGCACCGATCAAAAACAGTACAAGCCCGGCCCAGGTGAACTCCCGCGGGATATTGAAGGCTGCCAGCTGCTGCCAGAGAAGAGGCAGGTCCCGCACGGGGGGCTCGCTCGGGTATCCCTTGCGCAGCAGGTCCCAGAGGAACTGGTCCAGCGTCTTCGGGTCACCCCAGTTGAGAAGGGGGGAGCGGATCGCCCTGAGCGGGAGGTGAAGCTGAATTGCGAATCCGAAGATGCCAAAGGCAATCGCGATGATGATCTCTTTAACCCTTCCGATGAGGCGCCACTGCTTTGAGAGGATCAGCCAGCCGTAGGCAGGAAGAAGAAGAACGATGGTCTGGTGCGCGCCGGTGGCGAGCCCGCAGATGAAGGCTCCCAGATAGACATAGTGCGGACACTCCTCCCCCCGGTCAAAACGCTCGCGCCAGCGGAGCAGCAGATAAAAGACAACCGCCGCCATGAACGAGACGAGCGGATAGGGTTTGTCGTGGTTCGATTGGAGCCAGAGACGGGCCGAAAAGGCAAAGGTGAGTGCCGCAGCAAGGGAGCATCCCCCGAGGAGGTATGAGGAGCGTGGCTTGCCAGAGGTCTCCGCTTCATGGCTCAGAAGGTAGCGGGTAATGAAGTAGACGCCGAAGCAGGCAGCGGAGGCGGAAACGGCAGTCGCCATATTGGCGCGTAAGGCGATGTTACCGAAGGGGAGCCAGGTAAAGGGCTTGGCGTAATTGATGAAAAGAGGATATCCCGGTGAATGGGCTATGCCGAGGGAATGGATGGCGGTCAGAAACTCGCCGCTGTCGAAGAAGGTGACCGATGGGGCGAGGGTTAGGAGGTAGATCAGCAGAGGCAAGATGACCGCCAGTACTGCGAAGGGATCGACACGCCGAAAGAAGGATGAAAGCATATCAGCTGCCTCGTGTTGCAGAATTCAGAGCAACGGCTAGATAGCCGTTACCCAAATCGGTCCGATAGAAACAACGCTGCAGGAGATAGAACAGAAACATTGTAAAATCGTTGAACAAAAGTCCAAAGAGGATTTCCCCTCCCGGAAGAAGTTTCATTCCACCGCTTTTGGCCGTGCGCTCCTCAATCACCTCTTCCTCCCGGATTTTGCCAGCCACGGCGTGATCGTAAAAAGGTTTCATAAGGTTGTAAATCGGCACTCCGTAGGAATAAATCAAGAGTGGCTTAAACCCGGCCTGTTCGAGAATCTGCCAGAGCTGATCTCGTTCGTAACGCCGGACATGACCGCAGAGTTCGTCGTTGTCACCCCATTTGGCCATATGAGCAGGCACAGTCAATAGCAGGTGCCCTCCCTCAACGATCCTTTCCCTGAGCCCGAGGAGAAATGCTACATCATCGAGGCAGTGCTCCAAGACCTCTGATGCGATCACCACCTCAAACTGCTCGTCAATCTCGCCAAGCTCCGTCTGTTCCACAAAAAAACAGGAGGGATTAACCTTCAATCGGGCCGTAGCCACTGCTTCTGCCGAAAGATCGATTCCTCTGCCGGTGTAGCCGCGTTTACCCAACTCCCGAAGAAGATCCCCTGCGCCGCATCCAACCTCAAGTACACTCCGCGCGGAGATACGCGCCAGAACGTCGAGGATGGCCCGACGTTTGACGAGATAACTGGGGGTCGGGTACCACGTGAGCAAATTAGCGAGGGTATGTGTCTCTGTCACGTGGAAGAGTTGCTCCGTAATGTTTTCAGAGGAACCTTGCCGCGCCAGATGCAGAAGAGTCCGGCAACAATCACCGGGAAAAAATTCACGGCATGGACGACAATTGCCACACTCAGAGCCATTTCGCGCTCAACACCGAACGCGAGAAGCCCAAAGGTGCAGGCGGCATGGTAGGTACCAATAAAGCCGGGCGACGCGGGAACCATCACCGCGAAGACGAGAAGGACCAGGATGAAGACCGACGCCGTAAGTGGCAACGAAATGCCAAAGGCCCGGAGCCCCAGGTCCACCGTCACCGTCGCGATCCCCCACGTCACCAAGGATGTCCAGCAGAGCGCCCACAGATCTCGGGGATGCTTTGACAGTCTGATTCCCCCGATAAAGGCGCCGACGAGCGGGATCACCCGTTCGGCGAATCGCCGGGGAAAGGGTCTCAGACAGAGCTCAAGGAAACGGAGCGTGCCGGTCGTGTTCCGCTTGAGCAGGAGCAGAACGGCAATCGCAACCAGATAGACGGCCAGAGTAATCCACCCCCCCATCACGAGCCCCCGCTGGGCGGCCTCGCTTCCCACCGGAAATCTGACGCCGAAGAGCGCGATCAGCAGCAGCAACAGGACGGTGAAGCCGTCCAGCAGCCGATCGAGCACCAACGTGGCAAAAACGGCGCTCCCCTCGATCTGTTCGCGCTCCGCAAGGGAGTAGGCGCGGACGAACTCTCCGAGCCGCGCCGGGAGCAGGTTGTTCGCCATATACCCGATGAGGGTCGCCGAGAAGAGGTTGCCGAATGCGGCCTTTTTCAATGGCGCCACAAGATACTTCCAGCGTACGGCGCGAAAGAAGTAGCCAAGGAAGGTGGCAAACACCGCCAGGGACAGATACCGCGCGTCGACGCGGCGCAGGGCCGCGAGAAGGTGCCGACCGTCGACATGCCGGAAGAGGACGACAAGCAAGGCGGCGCTGACCGCAAGGCCGAGCCAGAATCGGGCGTCCCTGAGCGTCCCTTTCACGCCGAAACCCCACCAAGATATTCCCGGTATTCGATGATGGTGACATCCGCCAGAATGGAGCGGCACGTCGCCACATCGTCGGCAATGCCCCGCTTCAGCTCCTCGATCCCGGCAAAACGCCGCTCGTCGCGGACCCGGTCGATGAAATATATCCGGATTTCCTCACCATAGATGTCACGGTCAAAATCGAGGATGAAGACTTCGATGCTTTCACGCTCGTTGTCGAACGTGGGATTGTTGCCGATGTTGCACGCCCCGTCGTAAAAGACGGTGCCGATCTTTACCTTGACGGCATACACACCGGCCCGGGGAATCAGCTCTTTTTCCGTGGCGAGATTCGCCGTGGGAAAGCCGAGATCCTTGCCGCGGTGCAGGCCCTGAATCACCCTGCCGCCAATGGAGAAGTGACGGCCGATGAGCCGGACCACTCCGCGCACATCTCCCTCGGCGACCATGCGGCGCACCGCGGTGCTGCTGTAGACGGTTCCCTCGCCGGAAATCTGCTCGAGAACCTCCACCTCGAACCCGAGCGTCTCCCCCAGGCGGCGGAGCAGCGCCACATCTCCCTCGCGGCGCCGGCCAAAGGCATAGTCCGAGCCGATGATGAGCTTGCGGATGCCGATCCGGCCGACGAGAATCTCCTTGACGAACGCCTCGGCGCCGATTGCGGCGAAATCAGCGGTAAACGGCACCGTTATCAGATAATCGATCCCCGATGCCTCGATGAGAAGTTCCTTCTCGGCATAGGTATTGATGAGGCGCAACTCCCGGGGCAGCCCGAGCGCCTTGACGGGATGGGGAACGAAGGTGATGACCACCGACGAGCCTCCGAAAGCCTCGGCATCGCGCTTCACGCGGCGGAAGATCTCCCGGTGGCCGAGGTGAACGCCATCGAAGTTGCCGATGGTCACCACCGCTCCAGGAAGCTGTTCCGATATCTCGTCAATGCTCCTGAAAATTCGCATGGCCGGTCGGTTACTCTGCCCCCCCGGCGCTCTCCGCGGCCGGCACCGCCTTCTTCTTACCGAAGATAAGCACCAGCCAGACGCTGATCTCATACATCAGGTAAAGCGGAGCCATGATGACGAACATGGTGATGAGATCGGCGTGGAAGGCGGCGACAACGGAGCTCGCCAGCAGGGCGTAGCGGCGGTTCCGGGCGAGGAAGGAGTAGGTCACGATCCCGAAGCGCGACAGCAGCAGCATCAGGATCGGCAGTTCGAAGATCAGGCCGAACATCAGGATGAGCCGCAGGCAGAAGTTGATGTATGCGCTCATGTTGAACCAGCTGCGCAGCCCCTCGGCCTCGTAGGAAAGCGAAAAGTTGATGATGACCGGCCAGATGATGACCAGGAAGAAGAGTGCGCCGACGCAGAAACTGACGGTGCTCACCGACACGAACGGAATCACCATCCGGCGTTCCTTGCGTGTGAGCCCCGGGGCGATGAAGAGCCAGATCTGGTAGAAGACGATCGGCAGCGCCAGGATGAAGCCGGCAATGATGGAAATCTTGCACTGGACGAAGAACGGTTCGAGGGGGGCGCTGTAATTGAGCATCCGCTCTTTCGGCGCCTGCTTGACATCCTTATCGAGCTCGAACTGCCGGTAGACCGCGGGATAGCGCTTGCCGATCTCGTCATAGGCCCGTTTTTTAATATCGGTCAGGTAGGTCTGGCCGGTCAACGGCTTCGTGACAAAATTAAGGATGCGGCCGGAAAGGTTCCAGGCGAGCCCCATCCCGATGACGACCGCGATGACGATTACGATAAGCCTCTTGCGAAGTTCGGTGAGGTGCTCGAGAAACGGCTGGACCGTCTGGGTTTCTTCAGTCATTCACATTCCTTTTGCGTCTGGTCTAAATCCTTATGACAGTAGCACAGCCCCGCGAAGGTGCGCAACCTCTTTCACCGGCGCCGTCTACCGCGCCCGCCCCCTTTCGGTGCACCTTTACGCCCGTCAGCCCCATCCGATTTCCTGCGCTCGGCAAATCCTTTTGGCAGCTTTCCCCTGATCGGCACACGCGTGAACTCATCGGCCGCCTCGCTGCGCTTCCGGACCTCGTGAAGCCCCGCCAGCACAAACTCGACCTGCTTCCGCTCCAGGCTGGCCCCGGCGACGGTGACCCGGACGCGATCGCCGATCCGGTACATCTCCCGGCTCCGTTCCCCCACCAGGGCATGCTGCTTCTCGACGTAGCGGTAAAAGTCGTCCCCCATGGTCGACACGTGAACCATCCCTTCCACGAAGAGATCCACAAGCTCTACGAAAAAACCGTAGGAGGAGACGCCGGTAATGTATCCGTCGAAGGTCTCGCCAATCCGCTCCCGCATGAACTGAACCTTCTTCAGGGCAACGATTTCCCGCTCCGCCTCCATCGCCACCCGCTCCCGCCGGCTCGTCTGCTCGGCCGTTTCGGGGAGGGTCGACTCAAGGCGCTCGACATCCTTCTCCGTCAGCTTTCCCGCCAGCACCCCCTTGAGTATCCGATGGACAACCAGGTCGGGATAGCGGCGAATGGGAGAGGTGAAATGGGTATAGCAGCGGGCGGCAAGGCCGAAGTGGCCGAGGTTCTCATGACTGTAGCGTGCCTGTTTCATGCAGCGCAGCAGCACCTCATTGATCATCCGCTCCTCGGGTTTCCCCTCGGCCTCGTCGATGAGCCGCTGGAGTTCCGCCGGATCGACCTTTCCTTCATCCAGCCGGAAATGAAAGCCGAAATTGAAGATAAACTGCTGGAAATCTGCAAGCTTGACCGGATCGGGTGGCTCGTGGACACGGTACAGCGAAGGGATCTGCCGTGATTCGATATGTGATGCCACCGCCTCGTTAGCAGCCAGCATGAACTCTTCGATGATGCGATGGGCAAGGTTTCGCTCCGCCCTGACAATCGCCTCGGTATGCCCCTGGAGATCGAGCACGATCTGGGGCTCGGGAAGATCGAAGTCGATGCTGCCGCGCTTGCGCCGCTTGGCCATAAGCCGCTCGGCAAGCTCCTTCATCACGGTGAGGTCCGCCACAAGGTGGCTGTTGGCCTCGATCGTTTCGGGATCCGCATCAACGAGGATCTTGCGCACGGTGGTGTATGTCAGACGTGCCGCACTCTTGATGAGGCTCGGATAGAACGATGCCTCCTTGAGCGTGCCAGCCCGCGTGAACAGCATCTCGGCGGTGAGGGTGAGGCGCTCGACCCGGGGATTCAGGGAGCAGATGCCGTTGGAGAGTTCCTCCGGAAGCATCGGGATGCAGCGGTCGGGAAAGTACACCGATGTCCCCCGCTGGTACGCCTCACGGTCCAGCGGCGAACCGGGGCGAACGTAGTGCGACACGTCGGCGATGGAGACCCAGAGGCGAATGTTGCCTGCCTGCTCCTTCCGGACCGAGACGGCGTCATCGAAATCGCGGGCGGTCTCGCCGTCGATCGTTACCGTGAGGTGCTTTCTGAGGTCGATGCGTTTGCGGACCTCTCCTTCACCCACCTCCTGCGGAACGGCACGGGCTTCGGCAAGAACATCGGGAGGAAACTCGAAGGGGAGCTCGTACTTGGCCACAATGGTCCGCACTTCGACTTCCGGGTCATCGGGATTGCCGAGGACCTCGATGATTTTCCCCTCGGCCTTCGTGCGCTCGGAAGGATACGCCGTGATTTCGGCCGTCACCACCTGCCCGCTGCGGGCCCCGCTCGACCACTTCTGGGGGATGACGATCTCGTGGGAGATGCGGGTTTCATCCGGAATAAGAACCCCCCCCCCTTTTAGTGCCTCGAACCGGCCCACAATCTTCTTGACGCCCCGTTCAATCGTTCGGACGATCCGCCCCTCTTTCTTTCCGCCCCCCTTCACGAGCTCGACACGGACCTCCACCAGATCGCCGTGCATGTTTCCCCGAAGCGAGCGGGCCGGAATATAGACGTCATCCCCTCCCCCCTCGGGAGTAACAAAACCGTATCCGTCACGGTGGCACGAAAGACGGCCAGTAACGAGGTTCTGTGCATCGGCAAGCCCGTATTGGTTCCCCCTGAGCTTCACCAGCGCCCCGTCGGACACCAGGCGGTCCACGAACTCCTTGAAATTCAGGCGGTGCGCTTTTGAAACGCCGAAAGCCTGCATCAACTCCCGAAACGCTACCGTCCCACCCTGTTCGCGGATGAACCGCACCACTGTTTCACGCTTTTGTTTCATCTCATGATTCCTTTGTCGGCAAAGGTCCAAACCGGGCTACTATGCATAGTTTGTCAGGTCATTGTCAATCAGTATACCGCAGCGGATCGCGCCAAAAACCCTTTGATTTTTGTCGCAGATTGCGGTTACTATTCTCCCTGTCAATTGCCGGCCGGCGGGGATGGGCCGGCATTTTGCTGTCTGCTCTTTACCCCGCGCAGCCCCGAATCGTCACCGTCGTCTCCGAAAACTCCCGAACTACCCGTAAGGATTTGCCTGCCATGCTGTCACGAACCTTTCTCGCTCTCATTCTCGTACTTACCCTTGCCGTTTCAGCCTCGTCGCAGAATCTCCTCACCCTCTCCGACTCTTCACTGCGCAGGGCGGCCCAGCAGCTCAAGGTAAAAGAGTATCGCGGCGCCTGGACCACCGCCCTGTCCGCGCCGGAATCGCCGGAGCGAAGCTTTATGGCGGGAACTGCCGCCCTCAGGCTTGAGCAGTGGACCGATGCCGCCGAACTTCTCGGTCGTGCAGCCAAGGACCTGCCGCTTCTGGCCGATTATGCCCTTGTCGGACAGGCTGAAGCACTCAAGGCCACGGCCCGCTACGACGAAGCTCTCGGCGCGGTGAACAGACTCATTGCCGCCTGGCCCGAAAGCCCCGTCATTCGCAGGGGGCGGTTACTGCAGGCAGACATTCTCTTCGCTCGCAACAACTTCCGCGAGGCGCTGGACGCCTATGTGCGGTTCATAGAAAGCTACCCGTCAGGAGTCGATTCGCTCACCGCGACTTATCAGGCCGCCCTCTGCCGGGAGGGACTCGGGGATGATGCCCGGGCGGTGCAGGAATTCAGGAATCTCTGGATTACCTATCCCGCATCCTCCGTGGCCGAAAAGGCAGAGGAAAGCCTCAAACGGATCGCCCGCAAGGGGATCGCCGTGGAACCTTACAGCGCCGACGACCTCTTCCGCCGCGGTTGCACCCTCTACAATCTCGGCAAATATGAGCAGGCGCTCAAGGCGTTCGACGCCATTTCGCTCTCGGGACAATCTGCCGATTTCACTCTCAAGACAACGTTCAAATCCGGTCAGTCGCTATTCAAGGCCAGACACTACAGAGACGCTGCGCGGATATTCGCCTCCCTGCTCGACCGCGAACTCAAGCCGGTGCTGGCGGACGACGTCCGGTTCTGGCTTGCCCGGACACTGGACAAATGTGGCAAGGAAGACGAGGCTGTTGCCACCTTCCTGGCAATCCCTGCCAAATCCTCTTCTTCAGAACTTGCCGACGACGCGCTCCTGGAGGCCGCCTTCGTCCGCAAGTTCCAGGGGCGCTACCGGGAACAACTCCCCCTGCTCGAGAAGATTCTCGCCACAAGCTCCGACCCGAAGCTGACTCGCCGTGCTGCATGGGAGGCGGCATGGGCGCGTTACAATCAGGGAGATTTCAAGGGAGCCGCAGAAGGGTTCAAGTCGCTGTTGCCGGCAGCGGATTATCGCGTGAGGGCCCTCTATTGGCATGGCCGCGCCCTCGAATCAGCCGGGGACAGAGAGGGTGCGTCCCGTATCTTTGCCACCCTCGCCGACGAGGAGCCATTATCCTTCTACACCTCATTGTTTCGGAAACATGATGATGGTGCATCCTCCGTCTCTCTCCAAGAGGACATCACCCTGCA contains:
- the rnr gene encoding ribonuclease R, whose translation is MKQKRETVVRFIREQGGTVAFRELMQAFGVSKAHRLNFKEFVDRLVSDGALVKLRGNQYGLADAQNLVTGRLSCHRDGYGFVTPEGGGDDVYIPARSLRGNMHGDLVEVRVELVKGGGKKEGRIVRTIERGVKKIVGRFEALKGGGVLIPDETRISHEIVIPQKWSSGARSGQVVTAEITAYPSERTKAEGKIIEVLGNPDDPEVEVRTIVAKYELPFEFPPDVLAEARAVPQEVGEGEVRKRIDLRKHLTVTIDGETARDFDDAVSVRKEQAGNIRLWVSIADVSHYVRPGSPLDREAYQRGTSVYFPDRCIPMLPEELSNGICSLNPRVERLTLTAEMLFTRAGTLKEASFYPSLIKSAARLTYTTVRKILVDADPETIEANSHLVADLTVMKELAERLMAKRRKRGSIDFDLPEPQIVLDLQGHTEAIVRAERNLAHRIIEEFMLAANEAVASHIESRQIPSLYRVHEPPDPVKLADFQQFIFNFGFHFRLDEGKVDPAELQRLIDEAEGKPEERMINEVLLRCMKQARYSHENLGHFGLAARCYTHFTSPIRRYPDLVVHRILKGVLAGKLTEKDVERLESTLPETAEQTSRRERVAMEAEREIVALKKVQFMRERIGETFDGYITGVSSYGFFVELVDLFVEGMVHVSTMGDDFYRYVEKQHALVGERSREMYRIGDRVRVTVAGASLERKQVEFVLAGLHEVRKRSEAADEFTRVPIRGKLPKGFAERRKSDGADGRKGAPKGGGRGRRRR
- a CDS encoding class I SAM-dependent methyltransferase, whose protein sequence is MTETHTLANLLTWYPTPSYLVKRRAILDVLARISARSVLEVGCGAGDLLRELGKRGYTGRGIDLSAEAVATARLKVNPSCFFVEQTELGEIDEQFEVVIASEVLEHCLDDVAFLLGLRERIVEGGHLLLTVPAHMAKWGDNDELCGHVRRYERDQLWQILEQAGFKPLLIYSYGVPIYNLMKPFYDHAVAGKIREEEVIEERTAKSGGMKLLPGGEILFGLLFNDFTMFLFYLLQRCFYRTDLGNGYLAVALNSATRGS
- the tatC gene encoding twin-arginine translocase subunit TatC, with the translated sequence MTEETQTVQPFLEHLTELRKRLIVIVIAVVIGMGLAWNLSGRILNFVTKPLTGQTYLTDIKKRAYDEIGKRYPAVYRQFELDKDVKQAPKERMLNYSAPLEPFFVQCKISIIAGFILALPIVFYQIWLFIAPGLTRKERRMVIPFVSVSTVSFCVGALFFLVIIWPVIINFSLSYEAEGLRSWFNMSAYINFCLRLILMFGLIFELPILMLLLSRFGIVTYSFLARNRRYALLASSVVAAFHADLITMFVIMAPLYLMYEISVWLVLIFGKKKAVPAAESAGGAE
- a CDS encoding glycosyltransferase family 117 protein encodes the protein MLSSFFRRVDPFAVLAVILPLLIYLLTLAPSVTFFDSGEFLTAIHSLGIAHSPGYPLFINYAKPFTWLPFGNIALRANMATAVSASAACFGVYFITRYLLSHEAETSGKPRSSYLLGGCSLAAALTFAFSARLWLQSNHDKPYPLVSFMAAVVFYLLLRWRERFDRGEECPHYVYLGAFICGLATGAHQTIVLLLPAYGWLILSKQWRLIGRVKEIIIAIAFGIFGFAIQLHLPLRAIRSPLLNWGDPKTLDQFLWDLLRKGYPSEPPVRDLPLLWQQLAAFNIPREFTWAGLVLFLIGAFVSLKSRRDEVLAYLFGVVCSLLVIVGYFNAPTDMIFLTEEFFTPLYLLTAVFVGLGLHWLLSKGMAGIVREKLASLPVKILVAVFLLVLPSAICALNYYENDQSENYVAFDYASNTFRSLQQGSVLFTWGDSGAFPLWYLQGAERMREDLDLLHTPHLVFGWYLDAFPHLFGRSLLRSVPADSLAADAALKLAIAEQIDRRPVFVDFSTRYSMPFTEYGLKQRGICYQLVKGGASSLIPPDNGVWGMYSVRGYTSQMGFRDLDTGKAILIYASSRIEGGETLLRLGRGEEGVAELREAATISPELAPQVSQLLATYGIR
- the pilB gene encoding type IV-A pilus assembly ATPase PilB, translating into MQASRLGELLVRNNIITKEQLTKALEEQKSSGGQVRLGSILIKNGLIAEPDLTMFLSKQYGVPSINLSEFEADPSVVKIIPADVAQKYQIVPVNRAGATLIIAMSDPSNIFAIDDIKFMTGYNVEVVVASETAIKTAIDKYYDQSASLADVMNDLEMDDLEVVGDDEDVDVSSLERATEDAPVVKLVNLILTDAIKKKASDIHIEPYERSFRVRYRIDGVLYEVMKPPLKLKNAITSRIKIMAELDIAERRLPQDGRIKIKLGGGQDMDYRVSVLPTLFGEKVVLRLLDKSNLQLDMTKLGYEPDALQHFQEAIHKPFGMVLVTGPTGSGKTVSLYSALSELNKVTENISTAEDPVEFNFAGINQVQMHEDIGLNFAAALRSFLRQDPDIIMIGEIRDFETAEIGIKAALTGHMVLSTLHTNDAPSTINRLLNMGIEPFLVASAVNLITAQRLARRVCSECKVVEEVPVQSLINAGVPPEEAPEYVCYRGSGCAKCNNTGYKGRVGFYQVMPMLEEIRELILNGANTAEIKRESMRLGIKTMRQSGLTKLKEGVTSFEEVLRVTVADD
- a CDS encoding bifunctional riboflavin kinase/FAD synthetase — translated: MRIFRSIDEISEQLPGAVVTIGNFDGVHLGHREIFRRVKRDAEAFGGSSVVITFVPHPVKALGLPRELRLINTYAEKELLIEASGIDYLITVPFTADFAAIGAEAFVKEILVGRIGIRKLIIGSDYAFGRRREGDVALLRRLGETLGFEVEVLEQISGEGTVYSSTAVRRMVAEGDVRGVVRLIGRHFSIGGRVIQGLHRGKDLGFPTANLATEKELIPRAGVYAVKVKIGTVFYDGACNIGNNPTFDNERESIEVFILDFDRDIYGEEIRIYFIDRVRDERRFAGIEELKRGIADDVATCRSILADVTIIEYREYLGGVSA
- a CDS encoding lysylphosphatidylglycerol synthase transmembrane domain-containing protein, coding for MKGTLRDARFWLGLAVSAALLVVLFRHVDGRHLLAALRRVDARYLSLAVFATFLGYFFRAVRWKYLVAPLKKAAFGNLFSATLIGYMANNLLPARLGEFVRAYSLAEREQIEGSAVFATLVLDRLLDGFTVLLLLLIALFGVRFPVGSEAAQRGLVMGGWITLAVYLVAIAVLLLLKRNTTGTLRFLELCLRPFPRRFAERVIPLVGAFIGGIRLSKHPRDLWALCWTSLVTWGIATVTVDLGLRAFGISLPLTASVFILVLLVFAVMVPASPGFIGTYHAACTFGLLAFGVEREMALSVAIVVHAVNFFPVIVAGLFCIWRGKVPLKTLRSNSST
- the aroE gene encoding shikimate dehydrogenase, whose product is MTISGKTRILGIIGWPVEHSLSPLMQNAALEEMGLDYVYVPFPVREEGLGAAIGGMRALGVAGFNVTIPHKTAVIPCLDRLAPEAALIGAVNTVKREGDDLVGYNTDGVGFLNSLRDDLGFDPAGARILLLGAGGAGRAALASLCRAGAAQVLIANRNAERGEGLAEEFRSFFSGTQIAAFGLGSPSVTDEIQKVDLLVNTTSVGMGDTVFEGLDLSLLKPDASVYDMVYAPWETPLLKEARRQGVRCANGIGMLVAQGECSLEIWTGKVPPSGVMKSRIWAALGR